A portion of the Carya illinoinensis cultivar Pawnee chromosome 11, C.illinoinensisPawnee_v1, whole genome shotgun sequence genome contains these proteins:
- the LOC122281146 gene encoding F-box/kelch-repeat protein SKIP25 → MANSITSSPTTTTTPTDHASSFPTTKLPKLSILHHLDHQPLLPGLPDHIAQLCLSLVHPSSLYSVCRSWRRLIYSPSFPPYLSLYALLSSSSSSLQSAQSQSDAVDFFTFDPISSSWHLLPPPPPDPPLRVLLHHPSFISRNLPIQSVSVSGNLILLAATTHNFLPALSHPLIFNPLSTTWALGPPLATARRWCAAGAVRGAVYVASGMGSHFFSDTARSVEKWDLYLQDKNDGKTRNFGWMWERKSGLKDGRFSREAIDAVGWRGKLCMVNVRGDAAKEGAVYDVEKDAWEEMPEGMLAGWRGPVAAMDEEVMYALDEAKGALREYVPERDAWDNIFESERLRGAQQMAAGGGRVCVVCPGGAGIVVVDVVASFRRSWVVDVPAGFEAVAVHILPRMNRLGFGFPVLDSMSSE, encoded by the coding sequence ATGGCCAACTCCATAACCAGCAGTCCAACCACTACTACTACGCCCACGGATCACGCCTCCTCATTCCCGACTACCAAACTCCCGAAGCTCTCCATTCTCCATCACCTTGATCATCAGCCTCTTTTACCGGGACTTCCCGACCATATTGCCCAGCTCTGCCTCTCCCTCGTCCACCCTTCTTCTCTCTACTCTGTCTGCCGTTCATGGCGTCGCCTTATCTATTCACCTTCCTTCCCTCCTTACCTCTCTTTGTACGCTCTTttatcgtcttcttcctcttccttgcAATCTGCTCAAAGTCAATCGGATGCCGTCGACTTCTTCACCTTCGATCCGATTTCATCGAGTTGGCATCTCCTTCCACCTCCACCGCCTGACCCACCGCTCCGCGTTCTCCTTCACCACCCATCTTTCATATCCCGCAACCTTCCTATCCAATCAGTGTCCGTCTCTGGCAACCTTATCCTTCTCGCTGCCACAACGCACAATTTTTTACCGGCCCTCTCTCACCCTCTCATCTTCAACCCACTCTCTACAACATGGGCCCTTGGCCCTCCGCTCGCCACAGCACGCCGCTGGTGCGCAGCAGGAGCAGTGCGGGGCGCGGTTTATGTGGCCAGTGGGATGGGATCCCACTTCTTCAGCGATACAGCTCGGTCGGTGGAGAAGTGGGACCTGTACTTACAGGATAAAAACGACGGGAAAACCCGCAATTTCGGGTGGATGTGGGAAAGAAAGAGCGGGCTTAAAGATGGGAGATTCAGCAGAGAAGCAATCGATGCGGTCGGGTGGAGAGGAAAGCTTTGTATGGTGAACGTGAGAGGCGATGCTGCAAAAGAAGGGGCAGTTTACGATGTGGAAAAGGACGCTTGGGAGGAGATGCCAGAAGGCATGCTAGCAGGATGGAGAGGGCCAGTGGCAGCCATGGATGAGGAGGTGATGTACGCTCTGGATGAGGCCAAAGGTGCTCTGAGGGAGTACGTCCCAGAGAGGGATGCGTGGGACAACATATTTGAGTCCGAGAGGCTGAGAGGTGCACAGCAGATGGCCGCTGGAGGTGGGCGAGTGTGCGTCGTTTGCCCTGGCGGTGCTGGTATTGTGGTGGTGGATGTGGTGGCATCGTTTCGAAGATCTTGGGTGGTGGATGTGCCGGCTGGATTCGAAGCTGTGGCAGTTCATATCTTGCCGAGGATGAACCGGCTCGGCTTTGGTTTTCCGGTGCTAGATTCTATGTCCTCAGaatga
- the LOC122281148 gene encoding meiotic recombination protein SPO11-2 isoform X2, translating to MEDPRKSSMRFFSDQNLCHADILPPSEIRARIEVAVLNFLRILASPTPAISDLPLINRRSSNSRACKGLLTQVSCIFLSHSFCTRSLMRANTAKAFIRVWKVMEMCFGVLVQEKRVTQRELFYKLLCDSPDYFTSQLQVNRTIQDVVALLQCSRYSLGIMASSRGLVAGRLLLQEPNQEVVDCSECGLSGHAISGDLNRLETLILKTDARYIIVVEKHAIFQRLAEDRVFNQIPSILITAKGYPDIATRFLLHRLARAFPGLPILALVDWNPAGLAILCTFKFGSIGMGLEAYRYACNVKWLGLRVDDLEMIPEQSLVPLKPRDLQIAKSLMSSEVLQVNPLATQSSGPFIENYRRELEIMVQHGQRVEIEALYFHGYDYLGKYIAKKIVQANYI from the exons ATGGAAGATCCACGTAAATCCTCAATGAGGTTCTTCTCTGACCAAAATCTTTGCCATGCCGATATCCTCCCTCCTTCTGAG attCGAGCTAGAATCGAAGTGGCGGTGCTCAATTTCCTCAGGATTTTGGCCTCTCCTACTCCTGCGATTTCTGATCTCCCTCTG ATCAATAGAAGGTCGAGCAATAGTCGAGCCTGCAAAGGACTGTTGACTCAAGTGTCATgcatttttctctctcactcCTTCTGCACGAGGTCTTTAATGAGAGCTAATACCGCTAAAGCCTTTATTCGTG TGTGGAAGGTGATGGAGATGTGCTTTGGGGTTCTGGTGCAAGAAAAACGCGTCACGCAGAGGGAGCTCTTCTACAAGTTGCTTTGTGATTCTCCGGATTACTTTACTTCTCAATTGCAGGTTAACAGGACGATCCAAG ATGTTGTAGCATTGCTTCAGTGTAGTCGATACAGTCTTGGAATCATGGCATCGAGTCGAGGACTTGTTGCTGGGCGCCTGTTGCTGCAG GAGCCAAACCAAGAGGTCGTGGATTGTTCTGAGTGTGGATTGTCTGGGCATGCTATATCTGGTGACCTGAATAGGTTAGAGACTTTGATTTTGAAAACGGATGCACGGTACATCATTGTAGTGGAAAAG catgcaatatttcaacggCTGGCCGAGGACCGTGTGTTCAATCAAATTCCAAGCATTCTTATCACAGCCAAAGGGTATCCCGATATTGCCACAAG GTTTCTTCTTCACCGACTGGCCCGTGCTTTTCCGGGCTTGCCCATTTTAGCTTTGGTTGACTG GAATCCAGCCGGATTAGCTATTCTCTGCACCTTCAAGTTCGGGAGTATAGGAATGGGCCTGGAGGCATATAGATATG CTTGCAACGTGAAATGGTTGGGACTTCGAGTAGATGATCTGGAGATGATACCTGAACAATCCCTGGTTCCATTGAAGCCACGGGACCTGCAAATTGCTAAAAGTTTGATGTCCTCGGAAGTCTTGCAGGTAAACCCCCTAGCAACACAGAGCTCTGGCCCTTTCATA GAGAACTATAGACGAGAGCTGGAAATAATGGTTCAGCATGGTCAGAGAGTCGAAATCGAAGCTCTGTACTTCCATGGATATGATTATTTAGGGAAATACATAGCAAAGAAAATTGTACAAGCCAATTACATCTAG
- the LOC122281148 gene encoding meiotic recombination protein SPO11-2 isoform X1 has translation MEDPRKSSMRFFSDQNLCHADILPPSEIRARIEVAVLNFLRILASPTPAISDLPLINRRSSNSRACKGLLTQVSCIFLSHSFCTRSLMRANTAKAFIRVWKVMEMCFGVLVQEKRVTQRELFYKLLCDSPDYFTSQLQVNRTIQDVVALLQCSRYSLGIMASSRGLVAGRLLLQEPNQEVVDCSECGLSGHAISGDLNRLETLILKTDARYIIVVEKHAIFQRLAEDRVFNQIPSILITAKGYPDIATRFLLHRLARAFPGLPILALVDWNPAGLAILCTFKFGSIGMGLEAYRYACNVKWLGLRVDDLEMIPEQSLVPLKPRDLQIAKSLMSSEVLQENYRRELEIMVQHGQRVEIEALYFHGYDYLGKYIAKKIVQANYI, from the exons ATGGAAGATCCACGTAAATCCTCAATGAGGTTCTTCTCTGACCAAAATCTTTGCCATGCCGATATCCTCCCTCCTTCTGAG attCGAGCTAGAATCGAAGTGGCGGTGCTCAATTTCCTCAGGATTTTGGCCTCTCCTACTCCTGCGATTTCTGATCTCCCTCTG ATCAATAGAAGGTCGAGCAATAGTCGAGCCTGCAAAGGACTGTTGACTCAAGTGTCATgcatttttctctctcactcCTTCTGCACGAGGTCTTTAATGAGAGCTAATACCGCTAAAGCCTTTATTCGTG TGTGGAAGGTGATGGAGATGTGCTTTGGGGTTCTGGTGCAAGAAAAACGCGTCACGCAGAGGGAGCTCTTCTACAAGTTGCTTTGTGATTCTCCGGATTACTTTACTTCTCAATTGCAGGTTAACAGGACGATCCAAG ATGTTGTAGCATTGCTTCAGTGTAGTCGATACAGTCTTGGAATCATGGCATCGAGTCGAGGACTTGTTGCTGGGCGCCTGTTGCTGCAG GAGCCAAACCAAGAGGTCGTGGATTGTTCTGAGTGTGGATTGTCTGGGCATGCTATATCTGGTGACCTGAATAGGTTAGAGACTTTGATTTTGAAAACGGATGCACGGTACATCATTGTAGTGGAAAAG catgcaatatttcaacggCTGGCCGAGGACCGTGTGTTCAATCAAATTCCAAGCATTCTTATCACAGCCAAAGGGTATCCCGATATTGCCACAAG GTTTCTTCTTCACCGACTGGCCCGTGCTTTTCCGGGCTTGCCCATTTTAGCTTTGGTTGACTG GAATCCAGCCGGATTAGCTATTCTCTGCACCTTCAAGTTCGGGAGTATAGGAATGGGCCTGGAGGCATATAGATATG CTTGCAACGTGAAATGGTTGGGACTTCGAGTAGATGATCTGGAGATGATACCTGAACAATCCCTGGTTCCATTGAAGCCACGGGACCTGCAAATTGCTAAAAGTTTGATGTCCTCGGAAGTCTTGCAG GAGAACTATAGACGAGAGCTGGAAATAATGGTTCAGCATGGTCAGAGAGTCGAAATCGAAGCTCTGTACTTCCATGGATATGATTATTTAGGGAAATACATAGCAAAGAAAATTGTACAAGCCAATTACATCTAG